A stretch of DNA from Rattus rattus isolate New Zealand chromosome 1, Rrattus_CSIRO_v1, whole genome shotgun sequence:
TGAGAATCACTACCAGAAAAACCCCTTGCGGTGAAGGTTCCAAGACGTGGGATCGTTTCCAGATGAGAATCCACAAGCGACTCATTGACTTACACAGTCCTTCAGAGATTGTTAAGCAGATTACTTCCATCAGTATTGAGCCTGGAGTGGAGGTCGAAGTCACCATTGCAGATACCTAAGTCAACTGTTTAAATAAATTGacttaattgtttaaaaaaaaaataattacactcagctgttaaaaattatggtataggtgttggggatttagctcagtggtagagcgcttgcctaggaagcgcaaggccctgggttcggtccccagctccaaaaaaaaaaaaaaaaaattatggtatAAATGCTCCCTTTACCTTGTCCGTTTTAGAGGGACTTGCGGGGTCTGGATATTTGACTCCTAGTGAATGGACCAAGGTGGTGCAGTCTGTCCTCACTAGAGGACAATATTTAACTTGGAAATCCGAGTTTATAGATAGGGCAGACAGTCTTGCtgctagaaatagaaaatatcctctAAGTAAGATTGCTTCTTAGACCGCGGACAAATTATGTGGAAGGGGCTCATTCGCCTCTGAGGAAAAACAGCTAGGGTTGTCCCCGGGTGTACTCGCTCACACAGCGCAGGCTGCCTTGTCCGCCTGGAGAGCGGTCCCTGCTACAGGAGCACTCACCACCCCCCTAACTAAAATAATCCAGGGGGCACAAGAGCCCTACGCTCAATTTGTGGGGAGACTACAAGAAGCAGCCGAAAGAATCTTAGGTCAAAGCGAAAGTGAGGGGCTCCTCGTGAGACAACTCGCTCTTGAGAACGCTAACTCAGCATGCAGAGCCGCGCTGCGAGGCAAGACCAAAGACCTTGGTATTCCGGGAATGATTAAACTTTGCAATGATGTCGATTCCTTCTCATATCAAGTATCCAAGTCTATTAGTCTGGCGATCAGGACTGTGTTCCAAAAAACCGGGGATTCTGGTCGCCCTAGAGGCAAAACATGTtttagcagcttttttttttttttttttttttttttccggagctggggaccgaacccagggcctttgcgccataggcaagcactctaccactgagctaaatccccaaccccaaaaacatgttttaaatgtggACAACCTGGTCATTTTGCTAGAGAATGCAACACCCCAAAACCTAGCCAGTCCCCCAACCCTGCTGGATGGCCCAATGCCCCAGGGGTTTGACCCTGCTGCCAGAGAATGTCGGTCTAAGACTGACGCTAATGGGCAAATCCTCCCTGCGGTCCAGGGAAACGGACAGGGGGCCCCATACCAGGACCCCTATCCACAGGTGACCACACGCCCCCCAAATGCAGCATCAAGCTCCTACAACGCCACCTTATCCAGGGCAACAGCAGGGAGTGCAGGAGTGGACCTGTGTTCCTCCACCACCAGGATTATAACCCCTGAGGAAGGGACTATTATCATAGAATCTGGAGAGTTTGGGCCCCCGCCGCCTGGCATGTTTTTCCTAATAATTGGGCGAGCCTCGAGTGCTCTTCAAGGACTTGTCATCCTTCCCTCTGTAATAGATGCTGACTATTTTGGAGAAATTAAATTTCTAGCCACTGCCACACGGGGCCCCTTAACGCTTAGGGCCGGACAACACATTGCACAAGCTCTACCTCTTCCCTTCATGGGACAGTTCCCTCACATAGAAGAAGGACTAAGGACGTGGTTCCTCCTTCCCTGACTCTTCAGATGTTTATTGGGTTCAAAAATTAACTGATAAAAGACCcatgatgggggctggagagatggctcagtggttaagagcaccggctgctcttcccgaggtcctgagttcaattcccagcaaccacatggtggctcacgaccgtctgtaatgggatctgatgccctcttctggtgtgtctgaggacagctacagtgtactcatattcacacataataaataaatatttaaaaaaaaaaaaaagacccatgaTGTCTCTTTGGCTCGATGGCAAACAGTTTCAGGGCCTTTTAGATACGGGGGCGGATGCAACGGTGCTCTCCTCTAGACACTGGCCTTCAACCTGGCCCCTTAAAGCTACCGCCACACATTTAAAAGGGATAGGCCAAACACAGGATACACTCCAAAGTTCAAAGCTCCTGACctagaaagataaagaaaataatacaggCACAGTTAGGCCATTTGTAGTTTCTGGACTCCCTGTTAACCTCTGGGGAAGGGATATTCTTTCCCAGATGGGAGTGATGAAGTGTAGTCCCAATGAGGTCATTACTAACCAAATGTTAAGGACAGGATTCCTCCCTGGAAAGGGATTAATAGGTAGATATGAATGGGGAATTACAGAACCCTTgatccccatggctctctaccctgCTGCCTTCGACTTTAGGACCCCTTGTTggcctggttctgttgatttccTTCGGTCCTTGGGCCTTTCAGCGACTCACACgctttattaaatcacaaatagattCTTTTTGgcctagaaattctgtttcagtacattatcattgCTTGGAGACCAGAACAACTGAGGATGACCAGAGAGACGGCGAACAAGGCGAGGTGCCCTCAATACATCATCgagagaggctcaacttccacaatctcctaaAGTAATGCCGTCTGGGCTTTCGTCCCTGGGCTTTTAGGAGGAATGGTAAGATGACCCAAAGTAGCCATCTCaatgacgggcaacttcct
This window harbors:
- the LOC116886817 gene encoding 40S ribosomal protein S20-like, whose amino-acid sequence is MAFKDTGKTPMEPEVAIHWIRITLTSRNVKSLEKVCADLIRGAKEKNLKVKGPVRMPTKTLRITTRKTPCGEGSKTWDRFQMRIHKRLIDLHSPSEIVKQITSISIEPGVEVEVTIADT